In a genomic window of Meleagris gallopavo isolate NT-WF06-2002-E0010 breed Aviagen turkey brand Nicholas breeding stock chromosome 1, Turkey_5.1, whole genome shotgun sequence:
- the IAPP gene encoding islet amyloid polypeptide, producing the protein MCNLKLSVFFIVLSVTLSCLEATSIEKLLSVSDDLSDGTSKRQEWILPIISQNTLSGLSEEMPEQPAAKTKSSHHLEKRKCNTATCVTQRLADFLVRSSSNIGAIYSPTNVGSNTYGKRDTAGLLSRKSQNSTKL; encoded by the exons ATGTGCAACCTAAAGCTGTCAGTTTTCTTCATTGTACTCTCTGTCACACTGAGCTGTTTGGAAGCTACATCTATTGAGAA ATTATTATCTGTGAGTGACGATCTCTCTGATGGGACTTCCAAGAGGCAAGAGTGGATACTGCCCATAATATCACAGAACACACTCTCAGGACTTAGTGAGGAAATGCCGGAACAACcagcagcaaagacaaaaag TAGTCACCATCTGGAGAAACGGAAGTGCAACACTGCTACATGTGTGACACAACGCTTGGCTGACTTCTTAGTTCGTTCCAGCAGCAACATCGGAGCAATTTATTCACCTACTAATGTGGGGTCCAATACATATGGAAAGAGGGACACAGCTGGGCTTTTAAGCAGAAAATCCCAAAACAGTACAAAGCTTTAG